A region of the Arenicella xantha genome:
ACACATGCCCCTCTTGAGGCGTATGACTTATCTACCCCCCATTCTCTATTGAATGATTCGATATTGAGACTCGGCGATGCGCCTTGATGAGACAAAAACTCGGCGACATCAAAGCCGATTCCGCCGGCACCGATAATAGCAACGCGTTTGCCCACAGGTTTTTCGCCCGCGACCACATCAATGTACGACAGTACGTTAGCACGATCGGCACCCGGTATCTTAAGTGCGCGCGGAGTGATACCGGCGGCAAGTATCACTTCATCATATTTCGCGTCGATTAGACCCTCCGCCGAAGCGTGCTCGTTAAGGTGTAGATTTACGCCTGTTTCTTGAATTTTGTGTTCGAAGTATCTAAGTGTTTCGAAAAATTCCTCCTTACCCGGAATCTTCTTGGCAATATTAAATTGCCCGCCAATTTCATTTGATTTGTCGAACAGGTCAACCTGATGACCTCGATCTGCCAATACGGTAGCTGCCGATAATCCGGCAGGCCCAGCACCAATGACCGCTACTCGTTTAGGAGCAGTCGCTTGAGTGTAATTGAGCTCTGTTTCATAACACGCGCGAGGATTTACTAAGCAAGTAGAGCGCTTGCCTGAAAATGTATGATCAAGACAGGCTTGATTACAGCCGATGCAGGTGTTTATTGACTCAGGACTGCCCGCTTCAGCTTTGTTGATAAATTCTGCGTCGGCTAAGAACGGCCTCGCCATTGATATCATGTCCGCGTCGCCACGCGCAATGATATCGTTTGCAACTTTAGGCTCATTAATCCGGTTAGTTGCTACCACTGGAATTGAAACATGGTCTTTCATCCTTCCGCTAATCCATGCAAATGCGCCACGTGGTACGCTGGTCGCAATGGTTGGCACACGTGCTTCGTGCCAGCCAACACCGGTATTAATGATGGTGGCGCCAGCTGCTTCGATTGCCTTACCTAGCATTACTACTTCTTCCCATGTGCTCCCTTGCTCGATTAGGTCCAACATCGATAAGCGATAGATAATGATGAAGTTAGAGCCAACTTTAGCTCTTACCGCCTTAATGATTTCCACCGGCAGTCGCATTCTGTTTTCATAACTACCGCCCCATTCGTCGGTTCGATTATTGGTATGGGTCACCAAAAATTGATTAATAAAATAGCCCTCGGAACCCATTATTTCAACGCCATCGTAACCAGCGGATTGAGCCAAGCTTGCCGAGTTTGCGTAATCTTTTATCGTGCGATATACGCCTTTGGTACTGAGTGCTCTTGGCCTAAATGGCGATATTGGTGACTTAATATTGGAGGCTGACACACATAAAGGGCTGTAACCGTAGCGGCCGGCATGCAAAATTTGCAGGCATATTTTGCCGCCTTCGTCATGTACTGCTTGGGTTACTTGCAAATGTCTTTTAACTTCAGAGCGTTTGCTTAATTTGCTACCAAACGGTGACAGCCATCCTTCAACATTCGGCGCGAATCCGCCGGTTACCATTAGGCCTACACCACCACGGGCGCGTTCTGCGAAATAAGCCGCCAGTTTGGGGAAATCTTTTGCCTTATCTTCGAGGCCGGTATGCATGGAACCCATAAGCGCACGGTTCTTTAATGTGGTAAATCCGAGATCGAGTGGTTCAAGCAGGTGTGGGTAGATGGTCGACATTTTGGAGTTATCCCTTTGGTGATCGCCGTTCAATTATAACGATGTTATTTTCTAGTGGACACATTGTATTGATTCGTCAGTTCGGCGCAACTCGTCACGTCAAATTTTGCGACAAATAGGAAATTAGCATTTAGATTCTAACTATTTTGGTTTCAGAATGATGCAGATGTGGAGCAGTGATCCGTTATTGTTTATAGTCGGAGTAATACTGCCCTCGACTGGAGAACACAATTGAAAATCCAACTTGTTACGCCCTTTATTATATTGGTCTTATTAGCGGCGTGTTCTGAATCTCCGAGGCCGGATACGAGTGAAGCGGAACTGCTGTTAACTGCGTCGCCTGAGGCTGAACCAAATGTGGTTAGCGAAACCACGGAAGTTACCTCCGCCGTCGAACCTTCTCTCGACCAAAATGCGGCATTTAACCAGTTCAAAGAAAATTTTCTTGAAAGAACTTGGGCGCTAAATCCTAGCTATGGAGTCTATGTTGGTTTTTATAAATATGACGATGTTCTTATGGTACCTGACGGTGAGCTACGAGGCCGCCGCAGAGCTTTTTATGTGAATGAGCTTCGTGCTCTCAAGGCGTTCAATGCGAACCGCTTAACAGCATCCAACGCGACCGATTTAGCTATTATTGAAGGCCAGTTAAGATCAAGCTTGTGGTATATCGACTCTTTCAGAAGCTTTGAATGGAATCCCGCTCAATATAATCCAGCTGGTGCGTTCGGTGTTATTTTGAATACCGATTATAAGCCGTTGAAAGAGCGTATCTTGACCATCTCGAAGCGTCTAGAGAATGTTCCAGCGTACTATTCGGCGGCGATTGCTAACTTAAAGGTTCCGACCGAACCACATTTGGGCTTGGCAATTCAGCAGACCAAGGGCGCACTTGGCATGTTTACCAAGCTAATACCTGAAAAGGCATCAGCCGTAGAGTTAAGCCCCGAAGAGTCAGCGGCATTTGATACGAATTTAGCTGCAGCAGTTAGTGCTGTATCGAACTACGCGGAATGGTTAGATGCGAAACAGGCCGAACTCGCTGAAACTGGTGAAGTGAGAAGTTTTCGGATCGGCGCTGAGTTGTACGAAAAGAAGTTTAAGCACGATATAGCGTCTAGTTATACTGCCCAAGAACTCTACCAGCTCGCCGTCGCCAGTAAGACCGACTTGCATAATAATATGATCGCGATTACCGAGGAATTGTGGCCTAAATATTTTGCCGAGGAAGCAATACCGGAGAATCGATTGGTCGCGGTTAAGCAGCTCATTGATCTCTTGGCAAAGCGGCACGTCGAGCGTGATCAATTTGTTGATGAAATTCGTCGTCAAATTCCAATTCTTCAAGCGTTCGTCGACGAGCATGAATTGTTGGACTCCGACCCAACTCGTCCACTCGTGGTTAGACTGACACCAGAATACCAACGTGGTTTTGCCGGAGCTTCAGTTAACGCCCCAGGGCCGTATGATGCTACTGCGAATACTTACTACAACGTATCGCCGCTTGACGATTATACCGAGGAGCAAGCTGAAAGTTATTTGCGTGAGTACAATCATTGGATATTGCAGATCTTGAATATCCATGAGGCGATTCCGGGACATTACACTCAGTTGATGCATGCAAATAAATCACCGAGCAAAATCAAATCGGTTTTTGGAAATGGTGCAATGGTTGAAGGTTGGGCGGTCTATTCAGAGAGAATGATGCTGGAAGCCGGCTATGCTAACAACGAGCCAGAGATGTGGTTGATGTACAGCAAATGGAATCTGCGCGTGGTGGTCAATACTATTCTTGATTACAGTGTTCAGGTGCTTGGCATGGAGCGCGAAGCAGCACTCGACATGTTGATGAATGAAGCATTTCAAGAGCGTACCGAAGCTGAGGGGAAGTGGCGTAGAGCGACGGTTTCGCAAGTGCAGTTAACTAGCTATTTCACAGGATATTCAGAGATTTACGCGTTTCGTGAAGAGCTAAAAGCGAAGATGGGTGAGGCGTTTAATTTGCGCGATTTCCATAATAAATTTTTGAGTTATGGTAATGCGCCGGTGCCGGTGATCAAAAAGCTAATGTTGAACGAGTTGGCCGCCTTACCTCAAAAATCAGCGAGTGATGTTGAGCAACCATTGCTTGATGACTCGGTGCAGTCGCTTAAAGTGGAGGCTGATAAGCTTGAGCAGCCGACTGACGCGATTGAATAAACACTTAATAGCCAATAAAGTTTGCTTGCTAGTGCCTCGGTGTCTGGGTTTTCAACAATGTTTGCATCATTCGTTGTAACTGAGTTGCCGAGGCCGGTTTGTGTAAGAGCAATGCATCAGCTGACTGAGCCTCGATAATTCGCTCAGTTCCGGTGTCACCAGTAATAATGATTGCGGGTACATGGTGACCTAAATGCAGGCGCAAATCGTGAATGGCTTCGCGTCCAGTGCGACCTTCACGTAGGCGATAGTCAACCAGTAACAAATCAATAGGTTGCTCGCCGACTAGCTCAATCGCCTCAATTGCAGACTCAGCGTCGAGGCATGTGCAGCCCCAAGTTTGAATCAATGCGCGCATCGATGCTCTGATGCGTGCGTCGTCATCAATGACTAAGACCTTGGCTCCACTAAAATCAACGGCGCGGTTATGGCGCGGCAAATCTTCAATTATTTCCGCAGTCGAGTATGGCAGGGCGAACCGAAACACGGTTCCACGTCCGAGTACTGAACTCACCTGGATCTCGCTATCGATCGTTTTTGCTAGACCTTGTGCAATCGCGAG
Encoded here:
- a CDS encoding NADPH-dependent 2,4-dienoyl-CoA reductase is translated as MSTIYPHLLEPLDLGFTTLKNRALMGSMHTGLEDKAKDFPKLAAYFAERARGGVGLMVTGGFAPNVEGWLSPFGSKLSKRSEVKRHLQVTQAVHDEGGKICLQILHAGRYGYSPLCVSASNIKSPISPFRPRALSTKGVYRTIKDYANSASLAQSAGYDGVEIMGSEGYFINQFLVTHTNNRTDEWGGSYENRMRLPVEIIKAVRAKVGSNFIIIYRLSMLDLIEQGSTWEEVVMLGKAIEAAGATIINTGVGWHEARVPTIATSVPRGAFAWISGRMKDHVSIPVVATNRINEPKVANDIIARGDADMISMARPFLADAEFINKAEAGSPESINTCIGCNQACLDHTFSGKRSTCLVNPRACYETELNYTQATAPKRVAVIGAGPAGLSAATVLADRGHQVDLFDKSNEIGGQFNIAKKIPGKEEFFETLRYFEHKIQETGVNLHLNEHASAEGLIDAKYDEVILAAGITPRALKIPGADRANVLSYIDVVAGEKPVGKRVAIIGAGGIGFDVAEFLSHQGASPSLNIESFNREWGVDKSYASRGACVYAQPTPSPREITMLQRTAGKMGKGLGKTTGWIHRAALKMKDVKMITGVQYHKIDDNGLHFTIQDGEPQLIECDTVVVCAGQESNIDLLQALEAADVTTHLIGGSKLAGELDAKRAIREGFELGASI
- a CDS encoding DUF885 domain-containing protein, whose protein sequence is MKIQLVTPFIILVLLAACSESPRPDTSEAELLLTASPEAEPNVVSETTEVTSAVEPSLDQNAAFNQFKENFLERTWALNPSYGVYVGFYKYDDVLMVPDGELRGRRRAFYVNELRALKAFNANRLTASNATDLAIIEGQLRSSLWYIDSFRSFEWNPAQYNPAGAFGVILNTDYKPLKERILTISKRLENVPAYYSAAIANLKVPTEPHLGLAIQQTKGALGMFTKLIPEKASAVELSPEESAAFDTNLAAAVSAVSNYAEWLDAKQAELAETGEVRSFRIGAELYEKKFKHDIASSYTAQELYQLAVASKTDLHNNMIAITEELWPKYFAEEAIPENRLVAVKQLIDLLAKRHVERDQFVDEIRRQIPILQAFVDEHELLDSDPTRPLVVRLTPEYQRGFAGASVNAPGPYDATANTYYNVSPLDDYTEEQAESYLREYNHWILQILNIHEAIPGHYTQLMHANKSPSKIKSVFGNGAMVEGWAVYSERMMLEAGYANNEPEMWLMYSKWNLRVVVNTILDYSVQVLGMEREAALDMLMNEAFQERTEAEGKWRRATVSQVQLTSYFTGYSEIYAFREELKAKMGEAFNLRDFHNKFLSYGNAPVPVIKKLMLNELAALPQKSASDVEQPLLDDSVQSLKVEADKLEQPTDAIE